One window from the genome of Phocoena phocoena chromosome 15, mPhoPho1.1, whole genome shotgun sequence encodes:
- the SERINC3 gene encoding serine incorporator 3: MGAVLGVFSLASWVPCLCGGASCLLCSCCPNSKNSTVTRLIYAFILFLGTIVCCIMFHEGMETQLKKIPGFCDEGLKTKVADTILDKHCDVLVRYKAVYRINFALAVFFFAFFLLMLKVKTSKDPRAAIHNGFWFFKIAAIVGIMVGSFYIPGGHFTTAWFFIGMVGAAFFILIQLVLLVDFAHSWNESWVNRMEEGNPRCWYAALLSVTSMFYILSIISVVLLYTYYTKPDGCTENKFFISFNLILCIVVSIMSIHPKIQEHQPRSGLLQSSIITLYTMYLTWSAMSNEPDHSCNPGLLSIIMHMTSPTLAPANATALAPTPAAPSQSGPSLNKENFIGLVVFVLSLLYSSIRNASNSQVSKLTLSGSDSVILRDTTANGASDEEDGRPRRAVDNEREGVQYNYSIFHLMLCSASLYIMMTLTNWYSPDANFQTMTSKWPAVWVKISSSWVCLLLYVWTLVAPLVLTSRDFS; the protein is encoded by the exons ATGGGAGCAGTGCTGGGCGTCTTCTCCCTCGCCAGCTGG GTTCCATGCCTTTGCGGTGGTGCATCATGTTTGCTGTGTAGCTGCTGTCCCAACAGTAAGAATTCCACTGTGACTCGCCTCATCTATGCTTTCATCCTCTTCCTGGGCACTATTGTATGTTGTATCATGTTTCATGAAGGGATGGAAACTCAGCTGAAGAAG ATTCCTGGATTCTGTGATGAAGGACTTAAAACCAAGGTGGCTGATACAATCCTGGATAAACATTGTGATGTGCTGGTTCGTTATAAAGCCGTATATCGAATCAACTTTGCCTTGGCCGtctttttctttgccttctttctgCTCATGTTAAAAGTGAAAACGAGTAAAGATCCCAGAGCAGCGATACACAATGG gttTTGGTTCTTCAAAATTGCTGCCATTGTTGGTATCATGGTTGGATCTTTCTATATCCCTGGGGGCCACTTCACCACAG CCTGGTTTTTTATTGGCATGGTGGGGGCTGCCTTCTTCATCCTCATCCAGCTGGTGCTGTTGGTGGACTTTGCTCACTCTTGGAATGAATCATGGGTAAATCGAATGGAAGAAGGGAACCCAAGGTGCTGGTATGCGG cttTACTGTCTGTCACAAGCATGTTTTATATCCTGTCAATCATCTCTGTCGTATTGCTCTACACATACTACACCAAACCAGATGGCTGCACAGAAAACAAGTTCTTCATCAGTTTTAATCTGATCCTTTGCATTGTGGTTTCTATTATGTCAATCCATCCAAAAATTCAG GAACACCAGCCTCGTTCTGGCCTCCTGCAGTCCTCTATCATCACCCTCTACACCATGTACCTCACATGGTCAGCCATGTCCAATGAACCTG atcaTTCCTGCAACCCTGGCCTATTGAGCATCATTATGCACATGACCTCACCAACCTTGGCTCCTGCAAATGCAACTGCTCTTGCCCCTACTCCTGCTGCACCGTCGCAGAGTGGGCCTTCTCTGAATAAAGAGAACTTTATTGGGCTGGTCGTCTTTGTTCTCTCCCTTTTGTATTCTAG CATCCGCAATGCCAGCAATAGCCAAGTAAGTAAGCTGACCCTGTCAGGAAGTGACAGCGTGATCCTCCGTGATACGACTGCCAATGGCGCCAGCGATGAGGAAGATGGACGGCCTCGGCGGGCTGTGGACAACGAGCGAGAGGGCGTGCAGTACAACTACTCCATATTCCACCTCATGCTCTGCTCGGCTTCCTTGTACATCATGATGACCCTGACCAACTGGTACAG CCCTGATGCAAACTTCCAGACCATGACCAGCAAGTGGCCAGCTGTGTGGGTCAAGATCAGTTCCAGCTGGGTCTGCCTCCTCCTCTACGTCTGGACCCTTGTGGCTCCGCTCGTCCTCACCAGTCGAGACTTCAGCTGA